From the genome of Spinacia oleracea cultivar Varoflay chromosome 2, BTI_SOV_V1, whole genome shotgun sequence, one region includes:
- the LOC110803674 gene encoding uncharacterized protein, producing the protein MGSIAHKGDDYESPISKNVEFYSPIREERKETELVEITSTPKRKHVARKSGGVKGKEVRGKKNVKVQKNIKRKKLLFQDDVGEFGSSSSEYSDLDVEWVHGEEELNLNYDDDDQFFLQTNGKKTSAANILKEVQVSFGDGEQANTSESPNSNTETVLDFAEKDITLPDVVEEVEGDSDELRSVHGSDDEMDDYPTFNPEIEFKKAVQLKLGLKFNSVKDLRKAIRNHAIENRYDYYFLHNEGNRITTQCKNRCECPWNYSKSRKPKCNCKSKCGYKVHARNLVRTDFWQIRACTLLHSCVRTTMNSKLSAEYLAEIYLEEWRSEPNWKLRSFMRKVLLDIGSNITYPLAWLARARVKLIIYESASEQYARVWDYGNAIMKYNTGSTCIVAVDGLDRPEPPLFMRMYVCLDALKRGFKQGCRPLIGVDGCHLKGSYPGQILVAG; encoded by the exons ATGGGAAG TATAGCGCATAAAGGTGATGACTATGAGTCCCCTATTTCAAAGAATGTAGAGTTTTATTCACCTATTagagaagaaagaaaagaaactgAGTTAGTAGAGATAACAAGTACCCCAAAAAGAAAGCATGTGGCTAGAAAGAGCGGGGGCGTAAAAGGGAAGGAGGTTAGGGGCAAGAAGAATGTTAAGGTGCAGAAGAATATTAAGCGTAAGAAACTATTGTTCCAGGATGATGTGGGTGAATTTGGTTCTTCAAGCTCCGAGTACAGTGACTTGGATGTTGAATGGGTTCATGGTGAAGAAGAGCTGAACTTGAATTATGATGATGACGATCAGTTTTTTTTACAGACTAATGGGAAAAAAACAAGTGCAGCTAATATCCTAAAGGAGGTTCAAGTTAGTTTTGGTGACGGAGAGCAAGCTAATACAAGTGAATCACCAAACTCTAACACTGAAACTGTTCTAGATTTTGCTGAAAAGGATATCACACTTCCGGATGTTGTTGAAGAAGTAGAGGGGGACTCGGATGAGCTTAGAAGTGTGCATGGATCTGATGATGAGATGGATGATTACCCTACGTTCAACCCGGAAATTGAGTTCAAGAAAGCTGTGCAATTGAAGTTAGGCTTGAAATTCAACTCGGTCAAAGATTTGAGGAAAGCAATAAGAAACCATGCTATAGAGAACAGGTACGATTATTACTTTCTGCATAATGAAGGTAATAGGATTACTACTCAGTGTAAGAATAGATGCGAATGTCCATGGAATTATTCTAAAAGCCGAAAACCTAAATGTAATTGTAAATCAAAGTGTGGATATAAAGTGCATGCTAGGAATTTGGTAAGGACTGATTTTTGGCAGATTAGAGCTTGTACACTGTTGCACTCTTGTGTTAGAACAACTATGAATAGCAAGCTTAGTGCTGAGTATCTAGCGGAAATATACTTAGAGGAGTGGAGGAGTGAGCCAAACTGGAAGTTGCGATCTTTTATGAGAAAGGTATTGCTAGATATAGGATCCAACATTACTTATCCGTTAGCTTGGTTAGCTAGGGCTAGGGTCAAGCTGATAATTTACGAGTCTGCATCAGAACAATATGCTAGGGTCTGGGATTATGGCAACGCGATTATGAAGTATAATACAGGTAGTACTTGTATTGTGGCTGTGGATGGGTTGGATCGACCAGAACCACCTTTGTTTATGAGGATGTATGTATGCCTTGATGCATTAAAAAGGGGATTCAAACAAGGTTGTCGGCCCTTGATTGGAGTGGATGGATGCCACTTGAAGGGTTCTTATCCAGGGCAGATTCTAGTGGCAGGGTGA